From a single Thermothielavioides terrestris NRRL 8126 chromosome 1, complete sequence genomic region:
- a CDS encoding putative mitochondrial 37S ribosomal protein SWS2, whose translation MVFIFGVNFHEQKLVKKALESFYALGPQTSARILAKYSIHPRAKMGSLQPKTLTALTAELSTMTIENDARKIVRDNISRLRDMGTYRGRRHAMNLPVRGQRTRNQIATARKLNKIQRAG comes from the exons ATG GTGTTCATCTTCGGCGTCAACTTCCACGAGCAAAAGCTCGTCAAG AAAGCGCTCGAGTCCTTCTACGCCCTCGGCCCGCAGACATCGGCGCGCATTCTTGCCAAATACAGCATTCACCCGAGGGCGAAGATGGGCAGCCTGCAGCCCAAGACCCTCACTGCGCTGACGGCCGAGTTGTCGACCATGACCATCGAAAACGATGCGCGGAAGATCGTCCGGGATAACATCAGTCGGCTACGTGACATGGGCACATATCGCGGCAGGCGCCACGCCATGAATCTCCCCGTCCGCGGCCAGCGGACAAGGAACCAAATTGCGACGGCCAGGAAGCTCAACAAGATCCAGCGGGCGGGTTAG